A segment of the Butyrivibrio fibrisolvens genome:
TTGCTGGTGTCATGGAAGCTCTTACTGGTAGTACGGGTGTTTTAACTCAAGATAACCTTGGTGACACAAATGTTGGCGGAACTGTTGAAATCAACTTTTCATTAACAGCAGATACATCATTTAGTTCAGCAGGAAATTCTTCAAGAACAGACGTTGGATCCATGACAATAACAATTCCTGTTACCACCTCAGATACAGAACAAACTATTCTAAACAAGGTAAATAAGGCACTAAACCCAACAACTATTATAGATCTGAGTCATGAAGGAAAAGATTACTTTTACTGGGAAGCTCCCGAAGAAAAATCTAGCATAGTTAAAGTCCCCGTATACGGCGGTCAGATAGGCATGATTATTCAGAGCGGTTCAGAAGCAGACAACGACATTCCGATCGTATACGAAAAGCTCAATAACGGCGTTCTCGGAATCAGAAACCTCGAAATAACAGATTCAGCTTCTGCCCAGGCTGCAATTGATACATTAAAGGGAGCATTTAAGATTGTTAATGAACAGCGTTCACTCTTTGGTGCTTACCAGAACAGAATGGAACACGCAGTCCTTAACGATAACAACATCCGTATCAACACACAGGACTCAGAGTCTCAGATAAGAGATACAGATATGGCTAAAGAAATGGTCAACTATTCGCTTACAAACATCCTAAAGCAGTCCGGCGAATCAATGCTGGCACAGGCTAACCAGTCTAAACAGGGCGTAATGTCACTGTTACAGTAAACAAAAAACGCATATAACAAAAATGAGAACGTAGTGCTGTATCAGCATTTCGTTCTCATTTTCTATCCAATTGAAAACAGGTGGCAAAATTTCTTCTACCACCTGCTTATTTTTGATTTTATGATTATAACCATTATAAATTCTAAAACACAATTTGATTAAGTCTTTAAGCCCCTTAGGCATGTCCCCAATCAGCCTGAATATAAAATATTAGACTTGATATAAGATGCAGCTCCATCACCCAGATAATATTTAACGATAGCAAGTGCAAATGGAATTGCAGTACCCATTGCACGGCTTGTGATAATATTATCAGATACAACAACCTGCTCTCTTGAAACAAGCGCGCCTTCAGATTCAAGCTCTGCTTCCTTGGACGGATTACAGCAAGCCTTAACACCCATCAGTATACCAAGCTCAGCAAGTACAGAAGGAGCAGCACATATAGCTGCTAATCCCTTGCCAAAACCTGCAAATGTGATTATCTCCTTGCACAGCTTATCGCAAGCCCTGAGATTAGGTGTTCCAGGCATTCCGCCAGGAAGAATGATCATATCGTACTCGTCAAAGTTGAGTTTATCAATAGTAGTATCACATTTAATGACGACTTCATGTGATGATTTAACGTATTCATCTGCGTTTATTGAAACTTTAGTGCAGGGGATTCCTGCTCTGTACAGAATATCATAGGTTGTAAGTGCTTCTACTTCTTCACATCCATCAGCAAAAAATATAGCAGTCTTCTTATCAGTCTTAGCATTGAACATAACAGTGTCTCCCTTCACTATAAAATGATCTTGTGGTCAGATGCCCAGTGGCAGATAACTCCCCCATTTGCATCACAATATAAAATAAAAGACTGGTATAGCAAAGTTCTGATTCATAGTAACAAGAACCTGCCTTTTACCCTTACATAATTTTATCACGTTAGTTTAGATAATAATACCCTTACAGCAAAAATCCCGACATTAACTATGTATCTTACAACATCTTTTGATAATAATAATCAATAGCCATAATAATATTCAATCACTGATCTTCTTTGGTATCACATACTCCGTTTTGCCGCCGATCCTCTCCATCTCTTCAACGAATTCTGCCGGGTCAGCTGTATTGCCTTTTACCATATCAAAGTGCATTGGATAGACAACCGATACCTTAAGTTCCAGCGCCAGAAGCGCCGTTTCCTTGCCGGAGAGGTTACCGATTATACCTCTTGCTTCTCTCTCATCATCTCTTCCATTGATCGGGGAAAAGAGCACGTCGATATGCCCAAGCTTTTTAAGACTCTTAACAAGCCTGTCTGTGCGATAAGTATCCCCAAGATGCACATATCTGTGCCCATTCCAAAGGATCGAATATAAAAGATTCCTGTCAAGTCCGTCTGCATCAAGCTTGTGAACAGGATGCGCTGTAGAGATAGCAGTTACTTCTATACTATTTTCATTAATACTTTTGGAATTATCTTTAACTTTGAAAACAATACCACTTTGTGTCAGGATCTTGCTCTCACCATCATCAAAGGTTATGATCCTGTCTTCAGGTATACCATTTTGAACAAGAGTCTTTTTGCATCCGGATGGAATCACGAATCTTGTCTTATCATTAGAATTTGCGAAGCCGCTGACTGTCGCGATATCAAGGTGATCGATGTGATCATGTGTGCAAAAGCAAAAGTCAGGTGCTATATCTGAAGGCCTCATCACAGGAGGATAATTCATGATAGACTGCCCATTTTCCTGAAGATCAGAAAGAACAGGATCTATAACTATACTCATATCATCCTCTTCCATTAGAAATCCGCACTGCCCCAAGAATTTAATATCCATCCCATCCCCCTTATTCAATAGGTATACAACTGCTGATCCACGATCTCATCGCCCTTATAGGACAACTTTATAGAAAAGAACTCGTCGCTTTCCAGCATGATCTTAAGAAAGATCCTGTCGCCATCCCAAAGATTAAGATCCATGATCTTATCTTTATCGATCCAGCGAAGCTCTCCTTCGTTACAATCAGTAATGCTTCCTGAAAACTTATCAGATGTGAAAACGAAGATATACTCATCTTCCCATCCTTCTGATGAAAACGTCAGAACACCTCGCATCTTAAGATTTTCAAGCTTTATACCGGTCTCTTCAAAAGTTTCGCGAATAACGCATCCTTCAGGACTTTCTCCCTTTTCACATTTGCCGCCGACTCCGATCCATTTACCTTCATTAACATCATGCTCTTTTTTATTTCTAAGGAGCATTAAATACTTATCATCTTTTTCCAAATAACAAAGTGTTGAAACAACCATAGAAACCTCCGCATCTATAATCAGTATACATTAAAGAGTCCAAACTTCCCAGCTGTTTAGAGTATATAATGACTGTTGTTTCTCAAAAATAACCACCAGCAAACGCCGGTGGTTACTGATTAATATACTTATGCAGTCAGCTGTAAAACTTGCAGATATACCTTTCGCAGTAACATAGTTATATTCTTTACATATCAATCTTTAATCGCCTTCTCCTCAAATTCATCAGCAGGAAGCGGTTTTGAGAAATAGAAGCCCTGGATCAGATCACAGCCTCTCTTTTTCAGGAATTCCATCTGCTCTTTGGTCTCAACACCTTCTGCTACAACTACGAGCTTAAGGCTTCTTGCGATATCGAGGATAAGCTCTACCATTTGTACATCCTTGCTGTCATCATCTTCTCCCTTGATATCCTTGATGAAGCTCCTGTCAAGCTTAAGAACATCAATAGACATACGAGACAGCATATTAAGAGATGAATAACCTGTTCCGAAATCATCCATCTCGATATGATAGCCTTTACTTCTAAAACACCTTATAACTTCAAGTATCTGCTCTTCGCCCTCAGTATAGGCTGATTCAGTGACTTCCAGATGGAGATTTTCACGCCCTATTCCGGTTTCTTCGACTATTCCTTCAATTGTCTTTTCAAGGTCAGGATCGAATATATCAATGCGGCTTAAGTTAACAGAAATAGGGATCACCTTACCGTATTTTTCTTTCCACTGCGCTATATATCTTGCAGTTTCAGCCCATACATAACGATCCAGAATACCTATCTGACTGCTCTTTTCAAAAAGAGAAATAAAATCGCCCGGAGGTATCATTCCAAGCTCGTGGTGCTTCCACCTTACAAGAGCTTCAGCACTGCCTATCACAGGAGGATCCACCTGCACGTTATATTTTGGCTGGAAGTATACAAGGAACTCTTTGTTCTCAATGGCATATTTAAGGTCGTTTAGAAGTCTTTGTTCAAGGATCTCTTTGGTCCTCATCTCTTCATTGAAGACCACAAGTCTTGAATGGCGTCCGCTCCTTGTCATATTGCAGGCAGCTCTTGCTCTATCAAAGAGCTGTACCGGCTCAAGGCCATCATGCCACGGCATTACACCCATCCTAAGGAAGATATTAACGTCCTCCGTACACTCATCAAGACGTCTTTGGAAGCGGTCAAACAATCCCTGATAATCATCTATATGTTTAGTATATATTTCGAACCTGTCTGCTGTAGTTCTGCAGGCAATTCCGGCGCCTCCACCTATTATCTTTTTTATCTCATCGCCAAGGCCTTTAAGTACCGTATCTCCGAAGTTCCAGCCATACAAGGCATTAACTACATGGAACTGCTCGATATTCATTACGATAGCATCCATCATGTTAGACGGATTTTCCCTATACATACGACTCGAATACTCAAAGAAGATGTTTCTGGTATAGAGTCCTGTAAGCGAATCGCGCTCAGTTGCAGTGATCAGCATCTGACGCTCCTGTGCCATCTTATCTGATTTAAGTCTTGTAAGAAGGAGGAACAGCATTAGGAATACCAATACTGTTGTTACCGCAAATGCAACGGCCCAGTTATCTCTAAGATAATCGGAAAATGATACCTTTGTTGTAGTATTTGTATATTTTGAAAGCATTGCATCAACAACAGGTTCTTCTATGGCACTTACTGTTTTATCAAGTATCGAAAACAGTATAGTGTCACTCCTTCTTACGGCAAAAGAAAATTCCATCTTCTCGCCGGTATCAAGAAGTGACAATTTGTGCCTGCGCCTTAATCTGTCATTGGTATTTATTCTGTAGCCGTTGACCATGGCACAGTCTGCAGTTCCGTTTTCAACAGCCGCATAAACTTTATCCAGGGTTGGTTGCCAGGATATCTCCCATTCTGGAAAATAATCTTTTACAAAGTTATCAAAATTAACGTTGCCCTCAAGAAGAACAACTCTGGTTCCTTCTGCATCAAAAACAGCCTTGTCTTCTCCTGTTCTTACAAGAGCATAGATCTCAGTACTCATAATAGGAGTAGTTACAAAAAGATCTCCTTCTTCACTGTCATAAGCACTCATATTCACCGGGAATACAGCATCTATTTCGCCTGCATCAAGGGCAGCTATTGCTTCCTCAGTAGTTCCAAATGCTACTGCTTCATAATTGATCACAGTACCATCAACACAAGCAGAAGCATACTCGAGGAAATCCTTAAGTGCACCGGATATATATCCATCATCTTCAAAGCAGAATGGTTCATAGTTATCCCTATATCCCACTTTGATCGTAGAGTTATTTTCAAGCCACTGTCTTTCTTCCTTGGTGAAAATAATACCTGTGCTAAATGTCCAGATGTATTTCTGATATAACCTTTGATTATAGAATGGATCTTCGTTTTGAATTGTTTTAAGGGCATGGTCAAGATCTGTAAGAATGTCAGGTCTTTGAGCACTTACAGCAAAGTAATAATCAGATGACCCTATCTTACAAACAGGAGCGCATTCTTCCCTTCTTCCATATGTATCAAGTGAAACAAAAACATCAACGTCGCCAGTCTGTAACAAATCTATAGATTCATCATTCGACTGGTCAATAATCTCAACGATGTTTGCTGTTATGCCATTGGTTCTGGCCCAGTCTTTAAGTATCTCTTCCTGTATGCTACCCTGGTTAACGGCGAATTTTTTGTTATTAAAAACGCTAACATCGTCAGACATCAGCTCCGTGTTATTCGGGCTTACATAGATATAATAAGATTCCGTGCCCATAGGGAGCGATGGATAGAGAATGCTCTCAGCTCTTTCTGCGGTAAAAGATACATCGCTAAGAAGATCGATATCGCCGTTCATTAGCATCTGCAAAAGCTCCGGCCATGTACCTTCTACATACTCATAGGTCCAGCCTGTATATGTTACTATCTTCTGCTGATATTCGTATGCGATTCCAGTTTTTCTGCCAAATTTATCAGTATAATTGTAAGAAGCTTCATACCATCCAACGCGAACCACTTTACCTTCGCCGCTCGAAGGCGTTGCAGCAGTCGGAGTCCTGGTGGCATTTACACCTATGCCAATGCTTTGTTCACCATCATCCATCATGGCAGAGCTTTGAATTGAATACAGGGAAGCAAAAGACAAGACGCACATCAAAACAAGAAGAGACAGAACCCTCTTCGAGAAATTTTTTACTATTCTGTTATGTGCCTTTTTGAAAGAAAAAATCATCCAATCACCATAACAAAAACAGTACATTTTTACGTTAATATTATAACATATTATTGTTATATGAAATAATTTTATCTTTTAAATAAAAACTTCTCACATTATGTTAGGTTACCGTGAGATATTCATCTAACAAATGTGAGAAGTTTAAAGTAGCTGATTTCAGTAATGGATATGTGCAATTTATTTTATCTTATTGAGTATCTTGATAAGAGACTCATGTGCCAGTGCGAATCCTTCAAATCCGCTTAAGACAGCGCCGCTACTAGCGATCGGTGTCTTGTTGCCACGTTCTAGTCCGTCAAAGCCCTTGAAATCAAAAAGATGGGGCTCAAGAGATAAAAAGCCGTTAAAGCCGCTGCTAAAGAGTTTTCCAAGGATTTCTTCGACGTTGCCATCTCCAAAACCGGCAGGAACCACTATACCGCTTCCGTTTCTTGCATCCTTGATATGCATATATACTAT
Coding sequences within it:
- a CDS encoding DJ-1 family glyoxalase III produces the protein MFNAKTDKKTAIFFADGCEEVEALTTYDILYRAGIPCTKVSINADEYVKSSHEVVIKCDTTIDKLNFDEYDMIILPGGMPGTPNLRACDKLCKEIITFAGFGKGLAAICAAPSVLAELGILMGVKACCNPSKEAELESEGALVSREQVVVSDNIITSRAMGTAIPFALAIVKYYLGDGAASYIKSNILYSG
- a CDS encoding MBL fold metallo-hydrolase, with translation MDIKFLGQCGFLMEEDDMSIVIDPVLSDLQENGQSIMNYPPVMRPSDIAPDFCFCTHDHIDHLDIATVSGFANSNDKTRFVIPSGCKKTLVQNGIPEDRIITFDDGESKILTQSGIVFKVKDNSKSINENSIEVTAISTAHPVHKLDADGLDRNLLYSILWNGHRYVHLGDTYRTDRLVKSLKKLGHIDVLFSPINGRDDEREARGIIGNLSGKETALLALELKVSVVYPMHFDMVKGNTADPAEFVEEMERIGGKTEYVIPKKISD
- a CDS encoding 8-oxo-dGTP diphosphatase, encoding MVVSTLCYLEKDDKYLMLLRNKKEHDVNEGKWIGVGGKCEKGESPEGCVIRETFEETGIKLENLKMRGVLTFSSEGWEDEYIFVFTSDKFSGSITDCNEGELRWIDKDKIMDLNLWDGDRIFLKIMLESDEFFSIKLSYKGDEIVDQQLYTY
- a CDS encoding EAL domain-containing protein, whose translation is MYCFCYGDWMIFSFKKAHNRIVKNFSKRVLSLLVLMCVLSFASLYSIQSSAMMDDGEQSIGIGVNATRTPTAATPSSGEGKVVRVGWYEASYNYTDKFGRKTGIAYEYQQKIVTYTGWTYEYVEGTWPELLQMLMNGDIDLLSDVSFTAERAESILYPSLPMGTESYYIYVSPNNTELMSDDVSVFNNKKFAVNQGSIQEEILKDWARTNGITANIVEIIDQSNDESIDLLQTGDVDVFVSLDTYGRREECAPVCKIGSSDYYFAVSAQRPDILTDLDHALKTIQNEDPFYNQRLYQKYIWTFSTGIIFTKEERQWLENNSTIKVGYRDNYEPFCFEDDGYISGALKDFLEYASACVDGTVINYEAVAFGTTEEAIAALDAGEIDAVFPVNMSAYDSEEGDLFVTTPIMSTEIYALVRTGEDKAVFDAEGTRVVLLEGNVNFDNFVKDYFPEWEISWQPTLDKVYAAVENGTADCAMVNGYRINTNDRLRRRHKLSLLDTGEKMEFSFAVRRSDTILFSILDKTVSAIEEPVVDAMLSKYTNTTTKVSFSDYLRDNWAVAFAVTTVLVFLMLFLLLTRLKSDKMAQERQMLITATERDSLTGLYTRNIFFEYSSRMYRENPSNMMDAIVMNIEQFHVVNALYGWNFGDTVLKGLGDEIKKIIGGGAGIACRTTADRFEIYTKHIDDYQGLFDRFQRRLDECTEDVNIFLRMGVMPWHDGLEPVQLFDRARAACNMTRSGRHSRLVVFNEEMRTKEILEQRLLNDLKYAIENKEFLVYFQPKYNVQVDPPVIGSAEALVRWKHHELGMIPPGDFISLFEKSSQIGILDRYVWAETARYIAQWKEKYGKVIPISVNLSRIDIFDPDLEKTIEGIVEETGIGRENLHLEVTESAYTEGEEQILEVIRCFRSKGYHIEMDDFGTGYSSLNMLSRMSIDVLKLDRSFIKDIKGEDDDSKDVQMVELILDIARSLKLVVVAEGVETKEQMEFLKKRGCDLIQGFYFSKPLPADEFEEKAIKD